From Paraflavitalea devenefica, the proteins below share one genomic window:
- a CDS encoding MGH1-like glycoside hydrolase domain-containing protein gives MNAEQQRLEQLEWKRWGSYVSDRQWGTVREDYSANGDAWNYTTHDMARSRAWRWGEEGIAGISDDKQLLCFALALWNKRDPIIKERFFGLTNQQGNHGEDVKELYYYLDATPTHSYMKMLYKYPQQEFPYEWLVQENGRRSRLEEEFELLDTGLFNEDKYFDVLVEYAKTGPDDILVKITIHNRGPETASLHVLPTAWFRNTWSWGRQDYKPVLYQVDDNAIGIKHKDVAVSFLYYEEKANALFCENETNTLRLYNYDNKHPYPKDGIADHLIHGKDSVNPTMEGTKAAIDFDIVVPARQSHTIRLRLCDHKTATPFNDFDKLFEERVREADSYYDHLQHTIKDADEKLVHRQAIAGMLWNKQFYSYKVQQWLDGDPAMPPPPAERLKGRNADWRQVNNEHILSVPDKWEFPWYAAWDLGFHCVTLGMVDPDFAKHQLQLLTEEWYMQPAGMLPAYEWALGDVNPPIHAGAVYRVFRQDARAKGKKDYDFLESLFHKLLINFTWWVNRKDRQGSNIFEGGFLGLDNIGVFDRSAPLPEGVTAEQADATSWMASYALNMLHISLELSTHNKAYTGMATKFFEHFLYIAGAMASMGRGNTGLWDEEDEFFYDQIRVQNKSITKLKVRSMVGLIPLFAVEVITEETLQNNPVFAERMQWFLDHRPDLALLVSRWYEDGKGDVHLLGLLRGYRMKRLLSRMLDETEFLSDYGIRSLSKKHGEHPYSIHVNGGELKVQYVPGESDSGMYGGNSNWRGPIWMQMNFLIIESLRKYHFYYSDDFKIEYPTASGQYMTLKEVGTELANRLLKIFLKDGQGRRAVFGNNEKLQQDPHFKDHILFYEYFHGDSGKGLGASHQTGWTGLIANLIIMKNS, from the coding sequence ATGAATGCAGAACAGCAACGTTTAGAACAGCTTGAATGGAAAAGATGGGGATCGTATGTGTCCGACAGGCAATGGGGGACCGTACGGGAGGATTACAGCGCCAATGGCGATGCCTGGAACTATACCACCCACGATATGGCGCGCAGCAGGGCCTGGCGCTGGGGAGAAGAAGGCATTGCCGGCATCAGTGATGACAAGCAACTGTTGTGTTTTGCACTGGCGTTATGGAATAAAAGAGACCCCATTATAAAAGAACGTTTCTTTGGTCTTACCAATCAGCAAGGTAATCATGGGGAGGATGTAAAAGAGCTTTACTATTACCTCGATGCCACGCCTACCCACTCCTATATGAAGATGCTGTACAAGTACCCGCAGCAGGAATTTCCGTATGAATGGCTGGTACAGGAAAATGGCCGACGCTCTCGCCTGGAAGAAGAGTTTGAATTACTGGATACAGGCCTTTTCAATGAAGACAAATATTTTGATGTGTTGGTGGAATATGCCAAGACAGGTCCCGATGATATACTGGTAAAAATAACCATTCACAACCGGGGGCCGGAAACGGCCAGCCTGCATGTACTACCCACTGCCTGGTTTCGCAATACCTGGAGCTGGGGCCGGCAGGATTATAAACCCGTGTTGTATCAGGTAGATGATAATGCCATCGGTATTAAGCACAAAGATGTAGCGGTTTCTTTCCTGTACTATGAAGAAAAGGCCAATGCCTTGTTTTGTGAAAATGAAACCAATACCCTTCGCCTGTACAACTATGATAATAAGCATCCTTATCCCAAGGATGGCATTGCCGATCACCTCATACATGGCAAAGATTCCGTGAATCCTACCATGGAAGGCACCAAGGCGGCGATTGACTTTGACATCGTAGTACCTGCCAGGCAATCGCATACCATCAGACTCCGCCTTTGTGATCATAAAACAGCCACTCCCTTCAATGATTTTGATAAGCTGTTTGAAGAGCGGGTAAGGGAGGCTGATAGTTATTATGACCACTTGCAGCACACCATTAAGGATGCGGATGAGAAGCTGGTGCACCGGCAGGCCATTGCCGGCATGTTGTGGAACAAACAATTCTATTCCTATAAAGTACAGCAATGGCTGGATGGAGATCCTGCCATGCCACCTCCACCGGCCGAACGGTTGAAGGGACGCAATGCCGACTGGCGGCAGGTGAACAATGAGCACATTTTATCGGTACCCGACAAATGGGAGTTTCCCTGGTATGCAGCCTGGGACCTGGGTTTTCATTGCGTTACCCTTGGTATGGTAGATCCGGACTTTGCCAAGCACCAGTTACAATTGCTCACGGAAGAGTGGTACATGCAGCCCGCCGGCATGTTGCCGGCTTATGAGTGGGCGTTGGGTGACGTCAATCCTCCTATACATGCAGGCGCGGTGTACCGGGTATTCCGGCAGGATGCCCGGGCCAAAGGGAAAAAAGACTATGACTTTCTGGAGTCTCTCTTCCATAAATTGCTCATCAATTTTACCTGGTGGGTAAACCGGAAAGACAGGCAGGGAAGCAATATTTTCGAAGGCGGCTTCCTGGGCCTGGATAATATCGGGGTGTTTGACAGAAGCGCCCCCTTACCGGAAGGGGTAACGGCGGAACAGGCTGATGCCACCAGTTGGATGGCTTCGTATGCCCTCAACATGCTGCACATTTCACTGGAACTGTCTACCCACAACAAGGCCTATACCGGCATGGCCACCAAATTCTTTGAGCATTTCCTGTACATAGCGGGCGCCATGGCCAGCATGGGCCGGGGGAATACCGGTTTGTGGGATGAAGAAGACGAATTCTTTTATGACCAGATCCGCGTGCAGAACAAAAGCATCACGAAACTAAAGGTGAGGAGCATGGTGGGATTGATACCGTTGTTTGCCGTAGAAGTGATCACCGAAGAAACACTCCAGAACAATCCTGTATTTGCAGAACGCATGCAGTGGTTCCTCGATCACCGGCCCGATCTTGCTTTGCTGGTATCCCGCTGGTATGAAGATGGCAAAGGGGATGTGCACCTGCTGGGCCTGCTGCGTGGGTACCGTATGAAAAGATTGCTCAGCCGCATGCTGGATGAAACAGAGTTCCTGAGTGACTATGGCATACGGTCGTTGTCAAAAAAACATGGGGAACATCCATATAGCATTCATGTCAATGGTGGTGAGCTGAAAGTACAGTATGTGCCCGGGGAAAGTGACAGTGGTATGTATGGCGGCAATTCCAACTGGCGTGGGCCTATCTGGATGCAGATGAACTTTCTCATCATTGAAAGTCTGCGTAAATACCATTTTTATTATAGTGATGACTTCAAAATAGAGTATCCTACTGCGTCAGGCCAGTATATGACGCTCAAAGAGGTGGGCACTGAGCTGGCCAACCGGTTGTTGAAAATATTCCTGAAAGACGGGCAGGGCAGGAGGGCCGTTTTCGGCAACAATGAAAAGCTGCAGCAAGACCCTCACTTCAAAGACCATATCCTGTTCTATGAATACTTTCATGGCGATAGCGGCAAAGGCCTTGGCGCCTCCCATCAAACCGGCTGGACGGGCCTGATAGCCAACCTTATCATCATGAAAAACAGTTGA
- a CDS encoding RNA polymerase sigma factor, protein MTSSTNTALWDQLRHGDEKALYALYQLHYDELLQYGLRLCGNINDSKDSINLVFAGLWANRHKLPEATHPKAYLFTCFKNRMLRAIQKQDHKLVPIHTNTENFIASTASVEETLIELQEYELLKQRAAQLLNHLTLRQQELIKLRFIEEMSYEKIALQLDLSVRTVYNSIHESIKALKKIFEQ, encoded by the coding sequence ATGACATCATCAACTAATACTGCTTTATGGGATCAGCTACGCCATGGTGATGAAAAAGCTTTGTATGCCTTGTACCAGTTACATTATGATGAATTGCTGCAATATGGCCTGAGGCTTTGTGGCAATATTAATGACAGCAAAGATTCCATCAACCTCGTATTTGCAGGCCTCTGGGCCAACCGCCATAAATTGCCCGAAGCCACACATCCCAAAGCCTACCTGTTTACCTGTTTTAAGAACAGGATGCTGCGCGCGATCCAAAAGCAGGACCATAAACTGGTACCCATTCACACCAACACCGAGAATTTTATTGCTTCCACTGCTTCCGTGGAAGAAACCCTCATTGAGCTACAGGAATATGAATTGCTCAAACAACGGGCCGCACAGCTTTTAAACCATCTTACCCTGCGGCAACAGGAGCTCATCAAACTCCGGTTTATAGAAGAAATGAGCTACGAGAAAATTGCCCTTCAACTGGATCTTTCCGTCCGCACCGTGTACAACAGCATCCACGAAAGCATCAAGGCCCTGAAGAAAATATTTGAGCAGTAG
- a CDS encoding FecR family protein translates to MPDYKNYTTEDYLSDGSFVNYLLQNNEADVVQWKNRKDRGQVNQEVFMQASHLFFILKEQQAINVNKEVELAKLRQLISAGSEPVQVQAIIANANRRKQPFLRYAWPAAAAVFIIAVATWFFFPSSGERRTPEKDFVAFAVTQGDIRHITLPDGSEVILNGNSSISLAPGFNNKNREVLLNGTAFFQVTKNPDKPFTVISGEVNTTALGTSFYIHQSSNAAPTTVSLLTGKVRIDVKGQSSVHLVPYEKAIYDQEKQLVKSTFDKDALVNWTKGLIIFRKANWEQVKSIIEEYFDKKLVITANNVKDISFTGEFRADQLESILSSLEFTYDLKYTIQNQTVNIAF, encoded by the coding sequence ATGCCTGATTATAAGAACTACACAACAGAAGACTATCTGTCCGACGGATCCTTTGTAAACTACCTGCTTCAGAACAATGAGGCCGATGTGGTGCAATGGAAAAACCGGAAGGATAGGGGCCAGGTGAACCAGGAAGTGTTTATGCAGGCCTCCCACCTCTTCTTTATACTGAAGGAGCAGCAGGCGATCAACGTCAATAAAGAGGTAGAGTTGGCAAAACTGCGGCAATTGATCAGCGCCGGAAGTGAACCGGTGCAGGTCCAGGCAATCATAGCCAATGCAAACCGGCGGAAACAACCGTTCTTGCGTTATGCATGGCCGGCTGCTGCCGCAGTATTCATCATAGCAGTAGCTACCTGGTTCTTCTTTCCCTCCTCCGGCGAACGCCGTACACCGGAGAAAGATTTTGTAGCATTCGCGGTTACACAGGGCGATATCAGGCATATTACCCTGCCCGACGGAAGTGAAGTAATATTAAATGGAAACTCTTCCATCAGCCTGGCGCCTGGCTTTAATAATAAGAACCGGGAAGTGTTGCTGAATGGAACTGCTTTTTTCCAGGTAACCAAAAATCCGGATAAGCCATTTACGGTTATCAGTGGCGAGGTGAATACGACGGCGCTGGGTACCTCCTTTTACATACATCAGTCTTCCAACGCGGCTCCTACTACCGTATCACTGCTCACCGGTAAGGTAAGGATTGACGTGAAAGGGCAATCATCTGTTCACCTGGTGCCTTATGAAAAGGCCATCTATGATCAGGAAAAACAATTGGTAAAATCAACATTCGATAAAGACGCGCTCGTTAACTGGACCAAAGGATTGATCATCTTCAGAAAAGCAAACTGGGAACAGGTAAAAAGCATCATTGAAGAGTATTTTGATAAAAAGCTCGTCATTACCGCCAACAACGTAAAGGACATCAGTTTTACAGGAGAGTTCAGGGCAGACCAACTGGAATCAATACTGTCGTCCCTGGAATTTACCTATGATCTAAAATATACGATCCAAAACCAAACCGTCAACATCGCCTTTTAA